The proteins below are encoded in one region of Roseofilum capinflatum BLCC-M114:
- the mazE gene encoding type II toxin-antitoxin system MazE family antitoxin: MSKKVSITLDDEVLDFIDRLASNRSSFINNILRQEKRRIFMKELEDAYKDQANDPELQQEISVWDVAVGDGLNA, from the coding sequence ATGAGTAAGAAAGTCAGCATAACCTTGGATGACGAAGTTCTAGATTTTATAGATCGGTTAGCAAGCAATCGTAGCAGCTTCATAAATAATATTCTCAGGCAAGAAAAGAGGAGGATTTTTATGAAGGAGCTAGAAGATGCTTACAAAGATCAGGCTAATGACCCAGAGTTGCAACAGGAAATTTCTGTATGGGATGTTGCAGTAGGCGATGGTTTAAATGCCTAA
- a CDS encoding type II toxin-antitoxin system PemK/MazF family toxin: protein MPNGHLTYKRGEIWWVALNPVVGYETDKERPCLILQNDIGNQNGATTIVAPLLPGAKSYPFVVNVTPTAKNGLDKDRHINLSQMRAVDAQRIKNKQGDLEEIYWEEIEKAVCIELGFSLAFRSS, encoded by the coding sequence ATGCCTAACGGACACTTAACCTACAAGCGAGGGGAGATATGGTGGGTCGCTCTCAACCCTGTTGTTGGTTATGAGACTGATAAAGAGCGCCCTTGTCTGATTTTGCAAAACGATATTGGCAACCAAAATGGGGCAACGACAATAGTTGCTCCATTATTGCCCGGAGCAAAAAGTTATCCATTTGTTGTGAATGTTACACCGACTGCCAAGAATGGATTAGATAAAGATCGACACATCAACTTAAGTCAAATGAGAGCTGTGGATGCCCAGAGAATTAAAAATAAACAGGGTGATTTAGAGGAGATTTACTGGGAAGAGATTGAGAAAGCGGTATGTATTGAGCTTGGTTTTAGTTTAGCATTTAGGTCTTCGTAG